A region of Verrucomicrobiota bacterium DNA encodes the following proteins:
- a CDS encoding HIRAN domain-containing protein — protein MAKIDPTLMALIHGAFGKDGALQPFAREIMLIECHIAGTSHRNIKEVEPDLVPGVFLVLKREANNPHDALAIMVFDAAGHHLGYVPRAKNEALARLMDAGKLLFGKLEAKAWVGEWLKVEARIYLRDF, from the coding sequence TTGGCAAAAATTGATCCGACGCTGATGGCGCTGATCCACGGCGCCTTTGGGAAAGATGGAGCCCTCCAGCCCTTTGCACGGGAAATCATGCTCATCGAATGCCACATTGCGGGCACGAGTCATCGGAATATTAAGGAGGTGGAACCGGACTTGGTGCCGGGAGTTTTTCTGGTGCTCAAACGCGAGGCGAACAATCCCCACGATGCGCTGGCGATCATGGTCTTCGACGCCGCTGGTCACCACCTCGGCTATGTGCCCCGCGCCAAGAACGAGGCGCTGGCCCGATTGATGGACGCCGGCAAGCTGCTCTTCGGCAAATTGGAAGCCAAAGCCTGGGTTGGCGAGTGGCTCAAGGTGGAGGCCCGCATTTATCTGAGGGATTTTTGA